CAGATCGCCGTCGCGTCGACTGTCGCGTTGGTTGATGGTCAGCGTGAACATAGTGGATCACATGCTACCGGCTGGTAGCTGCTCCGCAAGGCTGCGGATTCAGTGTTACCCGGTCCGGTGCGGTTTGGCTGAAAAGTACGACGGCGGGCGGACGTTCCGGTTATTGCCCGGCTTGGTTGGCTGGTGCCGCCTTTGGATCGGCGATCGGCTGCTGTCCCTGTGCCAGGCCCGAGCGGCGGTCGATTGCCACGAATTTCGGATCCCAAGTGTCGCCGGAACCGCCGCTCAGCGCAGAAGCGATCATCATGAACAAGTAGAACGGGAAGAAGGACCAGCAAACCGCGCGCCAACCGCCCAACCAGGCTCCCGCCGTCGTGCCGTTCTTGATGCGCACCGAACGCATACCCGCTGCGGCGTCCCCGACGCTGCCCGACGTTCCCCAGATCATGCCGTAAACGAACAGCCCGACGAACCACAGGACGACGTAGAGCGCGAGCCAGAAACCGTCGTTGAAGGCAAGCAGTGAGCCGCTGTTCATCATGGCATTCCTGGCGACCGCCACCATCACGGCGATGACGCAGTAGCCCGCCACGAACACCAACGCGTCCAGCACCCGGCCCCAGAAATGGGCGGCACCGGAGGCTTTGACGTACAAGGCGCCGGACTCGGTGTGGCGGCGGACCTGCCGGCCGTTGGCCGCGTCCACGAGTCCGGTGGCGGTCTGCGACGTCGAATTGCTCATGCGGCGAGGCCGCCCAGGATGCCGGCCAGGCCGGCCGCCGACGTTTCCTTGATTTCGAGCGAGACTGCGTCGCCCTCCACCTGTGGAGTCAGGACGTGGACACCGGACGGACCCGTGTACACGGTGATGGTGGGGAAGTCGTTGGACTCGGTATTGAAGGCCACAATGTTGCTGGCTGCCTCGGTGTCAGCGAGGGCGGTTGCAGCGTACTCCTCGAACTTTGCCTCCGTGTAGACGGTGGCTTCAGTGTCCTGCCGGGCTGCGTTCTTGGGGTCGACGAACTCCGCGAGGCGGGGTACCAGCTGATCACGGGTGACAACCGTGAAGCCGTGCAGCCCGCCCTCGTCCACTTCCTCGATAAGGACGCCGTCGTCGTGCACGTAGCCATACAGCCAGCGCTTTCCGGTGGAAACGGTGCGCTCCACGGAGACCACGCTGTTACCGCTGCGGCGGAGGGTGAGGGCGCCTGTGATGTCCTCAGTGGCGTGCAGGCGCGAAGGTTCGGTCTCGCCTTCGAAGACCACCGGGTACACCAGTTCCTTGGCGAGCAGCCCGCGCAAGGCCACCGCGCACATGAGATCCTTGCTGGCGTCCTGCGAGCTCAGCCAAGGGAGCGCCACAATCTGCTCGTGCTGCACCCCATCGAGGGCCACTACTTCCTCGTCCGTCAGCGTGGGCAGGGCAGCTCCCTCCGAGGTGGCCGAGGCAAGGACTTTCGCTGCCGCTTCGATGTCCCTGGCGGTCCATTTCATGGTGGTGCTTGTCATCCGAATATCCCTCCAACAAACTTTCCGACTGACTTGGCGGCATCACTAACCCCGTCTGCCACCTTACTGCCTACGTCCTTGGCGAAATTGCCCACTTCCCTGGCGCCGTCGGCAAGGTAGCTGCCCGGATTGCGGGCGAAATTGGTGATGGAGGACCAGTTGTCGGCCACCAGGTTGCCCAGTGCCCAGGCCCCGGCAACGACGCCCGCCCCGATCACGATCGGGGCGCCCACCGGTCCCAGCAAGGCCGCGCCACCCGCGGTCATCAGCATGACGCTGCCGACGCCGCCCACCACGGAGAGACCGCCGGCAACACGGTCGCCTGTGCCGCGCCAGCCGTTGTGCTCGGGACTGATCATGTCGCTGATGCCGCCAACAATATTGAGCGGGGCCGCGAGGGCGCCTGCCACCCGGAGGCCCTTCGAGAGGCGGCTGGCATCCTGGAAAGCCTGGCTGAAGGGAATGTTGGCTTTGAGGTCCGTGATGACGTCGGTGACCTTTTCCCCGTTGCGCAGTGCGGTCAACGCGTCCTTGATGACGGTGCCCCCGGCACGCCAGTTGGTGAGCACCTCGCGGGTCTTGACCCATTCGGCGTGGCCCAGGTTTCCGTATTTGTAGGCAGTCCAGAGCTGGGCCGCGAGGTCCTTGACGCCCATCCCGGTGCCGTAGACGTCACTGAGGACACCCACGGAACTCCGGGATCCGTCGTTGTTGCTGGCGAATTCCTGCTGGTTGGCGTTCTTCTTCAGCAGGCTCGCGTTGTCCCGGAGCATGGTGGCGGCCTTGACCAGGCTCTGCCGGTGCTGGCTGTTCCAGTCGTTCTTGAACATGGTGGCGTCACGGCCCTGCCAGGCCGTGGCCGAGTTGATGGCGTTGGACAGCTGGGCGCTTTGCATGGTGATCGTGTCCGCCGCTTTACCCATCACGCCGGCCAGACTGCGAAGCTGCGCAATGTCGGCGCCATAGAACCCGGCCATGTGGAACCCCTTTTTTGTTGCATGAGTCGATGAGAGTCTCGTCCCACCCTAGGCGGGGCGGGCAAGCGCTGCGATGGGGAGCGGTGCCCATCGCGGCAGCGCTTAAAGGGCAGCGCTTAAAGTACGACGGCGGGTGGTGGGGTCCCCTTCAGAACCGCACCGCCCGCCGTCGCAACCCAACTGAGTCGCAGCTGTGCGCGTTTAGAAGCCTCAAAACGTGCACTGCTGCGACCTACATGGGGAAGGACTAGTGGCCTTCTGCTGCGAAACGCCTGATGGAAGCCTCAAGCTCGGCTTCGGCGGCGGCACGGTCGCCCCAACCCTCGGCCTTGACCCACTTGCCCGGCTCGAGGTCCTTGTAGCGGGTGAAGAAGTGCTCGATTTCCTTGATCAGGAACTCGTTGACGTCGCTGACTTCCTGGATGTGGTCGAAGCGTGCATCCGCGGGAACGCAGAGAACCTTGGCGTCTCCGCCGCCGTCGTCCGTCATGTTGAAGACGCCGATCGGGCGGGATTCAACGATGACGCCCGGGTGGAGGTCGAAGTCCTGCAGGAGCACCAGTGCGTCCAGCGGGTCGCCGTCTTCGCCCAGCGTGTTCTCGAAGAAGCCGTAGTGCGTGGGGTACTGCATGGAGGTGAACAGCACGCGGTCCAGGCGGACACGGCCGGTTTCGTGGTCGACTTCGTACTTGACGCGCGATCCCTTGGGGATCTCGATGGTCACGTCGTGCTTCATGGAATGCTCCTTGACGGGTGTGGGTGGGGCT
The Paenarthrobacter ureafaciens genome window above contains:
- a CDS encoding RDD family protein, whose amino-acid sequence is MSNSTSQTATGLVDAANGRQVRRHTESGALYVKASGAAHFWGRVLDALVFVAGYCVIAVMVAVARNAMMNSGSLLAFNDGFWLALYVVLWFVGLFVYGMIWGTSGSVGDAAAGMRSVRIKNGTTAGAWLGGWRAVCWSFFPFYLFMMIASALSGGSGDTWDPKFVAIDRRSGLAQGQQPIADPKAAPANQAGQ
- a CDS encoding inorganic diphosphatase, whose protein sequence is MKHDVTIEIPKGSRVKYEVDHETGRVRLDRVLFTSMQYPTHYGFFENTLGEDGDPLDALVLLQDFDLHPGVIVESRPIGVFNMTDDGGGDAKVLCVPADARFDHIQEVSDVNEFLIKEIEHFFTRYKDLEPGKWVKAEGWGDRAAAEAELEASIRRFAAEGH